A section of the Kluyveromyces lactis strain NRRL Y-1140 chromosome F complete sequence genome encodes:
- the YIP1 gene encoding transporter YIP1 (similar to uniprot|P53039 Saccharomyces cerevisiae YGR172C YIP1 Golgi integral membrane protein binds to the transport GTPases Ypt1p and Ypt31p) — MSYHQPSIPSIDANSNTNGFYQPSQQYSFPQGSMAFGNGMQGSGMDFGGSKPSGTPANFTNEQLTPGLFNALSTRGYSFEPSLLEELGINFNRIIAKTKFVLVPLSHKGLSKEIQEDSDLAGPIIFWLMFGILLLTAGKVHFGYIYGVALFGSLSLHTLLKYMSDGAHQLQQQASAAGPSSSGISYLRSASILGYAFLPLCVLASLGVFANLNNTFGYILGLLTVLWSTWSSSGLFTVSLDLHNVRILIAYPLLIFYSVFALMAIFV, encoded by the coding sequence ATGTCATATCACCAACCTTCAATTCCCTCCATTGATGCAAATAGTAACACGAACGGGTTTTACCAGCCATCACAACAGTATTCGTTCCCTCAAGGATCTATGGCTTTTGGAAATGGGATGCAGGGATCTGGCATGGATTTCGGTGGCAGTAAACCTAGTGGTACGCCAGCTAATTTCACAAATGAGCAGTTGACACCAGGTCTTTTTAATGCCTTATCTACCCGTGGGTATTCATTCGAACCTTCTTTGCTTGAAGAATTGGGAATCAATTTCAACCGTATAATTGCTAAGACAAAATTTGTGTTAGTACCGCTTTCTCACAAAGGTTTATCGAAAGAAATCCAGGAGGATTCCGATCTTGCTGGGCCCATTATCTTTTGGTTAATGTTCGGAATATTATTACTTACAGCAGGGAAAGTACATTTTGGCTACATTTATGGTGTTGCATTGTTTGGTTCTCTGTCACTACATACACTTCTCAAATACATGAGTGATGGTGCCCATCAACTGCAACAACAAGCTTCTGCTGCTGGACCATCCTCCTCCGGAATCTCGTATCTGAGAAGTGCATCGATTTTGGGTTATGCTTTCCTACCACTCTGTGTGTTGGCCTCACTTGGTGTATTTGCGAACCTCAACAACACATTTGGATACATTCTAGGACTATTGACTGTTCTGTGGTCAACCTGGTCCTCATCTGGACTATTCACTGTATCATTGGATCTTCACAACGTCAGAATCCTAATAGCCTACCCACTGCTAATCTTCTACAGTGTATTTGCTCTCATGGCAATCTTCgtataa
- the OKP1 gene encoding Okp1p (some similarities with uniprot|P53298 Saccharomyces cerevisiae YGR179C OKP1 Outer kinetochore protein required for accurate mitotic chromosome segregation forms a complex with Mcm21p and Okp1p that binds to centromeres via the CBF3 complex) gives MSKRYLDDVLSPDTGTSDSDSSIENLNADNYRIDIVNDNARRDDIDRIQSSNLNHEPPYNLEGVFAIDDDEHGDEMVRKDSDRRQDITEDNDDSFVPDITTPPRERKRVRFGINEKGGDEEFNNVSPWDFKRLIRKFYKEQLPDTYQIRNWKRPSKDMLTNFIDLIENNIELASEEVFKQYHQELNQLYPDSEEQAKLKDSLENKVFDTTYNIKKRLKRTKVPSKIWVDNLNMEYIYAKGESIKKRYKSELDRAEAIERQLIREEEHLKSLQEKGETQAKKRKQVLSKELSELSKTMHPSLSVALSNTFGLIKDDKMSNEIYQQDKIDFNLKLKTDFSKPLISEKEENSLNGLTNAMDNNRELVNEIFGKISALLQPKKNSNE, from the coding sequence ATGTCCAAACGATACTTGGATGATGTGTTATCACCTGACACTGGAACTAGCGATAGTGACTCTTCTATCGAAAATCTAAATGCTGATAATTATAGAATAGACATCGTTAATGACAATGCAAGACGCGATGACATTGATAGAATACAGAGTTCAAATCTTAACCATGAGCCGCCGTATAATCTAGAAGGTGTATTTGCAATAGATGATGACGAACATGGTGACGAAATGGTACGAAAGGACTCAGATCGCAGGCAGGACATAACagaagataatgatgattCTTTCGTTCCCGATATAACTACACCTCCAAGAGAACGCAAGCGCGTACGATTCGGCATCAATGAAAAGGGTGGcgatgaagaattcaatAATGTCAGCCCATGGGATTTCAAGCGGCTGATACGGAAGTTTTACAAAGAACAGTTGCCAGATACATACCAGAtaagaaattggaaaagacCTTCAAAGGATATGTTAACCAATTTCATCGATTTGattgaaaacaatataGAATTGGCCTCTGAGGAAGTATTCAAGCAATACCACcaagaattgaatcaaTTATATCCTGATAGCGAAGAACAGGCTAAGTTGAAGGATAGCCTTGAGAATAAAGTTTTCGATACCACATATAATATAAAGAAGAGGTTAAAGAGGACAAAAGTACCATCAAAAATCTGGGTGGATAACTTGAATATGGAATATATCTATGCGAAAGGTGAAtcaatcaagaaaagatacAAGTCAGAATTGGACAGAGCTGAGGCAATTGAGAGGCAATTGattagagaagaagaacatcTAAAATCTCTGCAAGAAAAAGGTGAAACTCAGGCCaaaaaacgaaaacaaGTCTTGAGTAAGGAATTATCCGAGCTTTCAAAAACCATGCATCCATCATTATCAGTAGCGTTGTCGAACACTTTTGGTTTGATAAAAGACGATAAAATGTCAAACGAGATCTATCAGCAAGATAAAATAGATTTCAATCTAAAACTTAAGACTGATTTCTCAAAACCTCTCATAtctgaaaaggaagagaaCTCCCTTAACGGTTTAACGAATGCAATGGATAATAATAGAGAACttgttaatgaaatctTTGGGAAAATATCGGCCCTTTTACAACCAAAAAAGAACAGCAATGAGTAG
- the PBP1 gene encoding Pbp1p (similar to uniprot|P53297 Saccharomyces cerevisiae YGR178C PBP1 Protein interacting with poly(A)-binding protein Pab1p likely involved in control of the extent of mRNA polyadenylation): MRGASKKSSGSASSSKSRGNAAFNGTSSSFYETASVKKSFDERQDFLLVNGIGNRAIVTITSGVKYEGLVAAWNPHSSGKGIGVVLKYPKVLDKGFDESDINALSAELSETLTIEPKDVAGVKLFDVSLDSDPLAAKEEESNPVESGKQAAEGETSQKDAFKTDTAISGAPKELKERELQKWSPDESESFPLNNTSLEDDNGTWDQFAVNEKKFGIKPSFDEHFYTTRINKEDPEYQKKLNEAERIAKEIESQGASGNVHIDEDRNIKYDDSGLDEEDKYSGVDRRGDELLAQLKLNAKPEAKGVRYVPPSLRSQPHHADPAILSTTGKSKTSTRSEIADLKSFSEKFKIPYDMPDEVKTILKKDDQHVKEKEEQPPSSASAVSTTASTPSPAPKTSSTLKSNPSLPPKPASQPPTTPTLANASGGKGSNRSSKAGTPALGKIEVRRGSQNKFNGSGKTPIASPSMARAETFGRRRQRNFFDEGKPKCLKKDLNKNFNMFLKAKEAHESKGKDSEGKNLERFFIEKPYFTSPTWVSTVDQSYKSLFPDERTAIQRTQMRLQQRSIDMMAQGMATGPGGMPMGMPVGVPTGGPPFMGGHPGATAGSHGGMFMPFQPQPMFYPPMGGQMMPMMNSRNDTRNGSGANSQSSSPPATTGFMNGVPMNVPYGYPMRYQTMGGPPLQQQQHQQKQFHQNHTRNYRQHNDSR; encoded by the coding sequence ATGAGAGGTGcttcaaagaagagttCTGGTTCAGCAAGTTCCAGCAAATCCCGTGGCAATGCTGCTTTCAATGGAACATCCAGTTCATTTTATGAAACTGCTTCCGTGAAGAAGAGTTTTGACGAAAGGCAGGACTTTTTGCTGGTGAACGGTATTGGTAATCGTGCCATCGTTACTATAACTTCTGGTGTTAAGTATGAGGGTTTAGTAGCTGCTTGGAACCCTCACTCATCTGGTAAGGGAATTGGTGTGGTTTTAAAGTATCCGAAGGTTCTAGATAAAGGTTTCGATGAGTCGGATATCAATGCTCTTTCGGCAGAATTAAGTGAAACGTTAACCATAGAACCTAAAGATGTTGCTGGAGTTAAACTATTTGATGTTAGCTTAGATTCGGATCCATTGGCAGCAAAGGAGGAGGAATCGAACCCTGTTGAATCAGGGAAACAGGCCGCAGAAGGCGAGACCTCACAAAAGGATGCATTCAAGACGGACACTGCTATTTCTGGAGCTCCAAAGGAACTGAAGGAACGTGAATTGCAAAAATGGAGCCCTGATGAATCAGAAAGCTTTCCATTGAATAATACTTCTTTAGAGGACGACAATGGTACCTGGGATCAGTTTGCTGTtaacgaaaagaaattcGGGATAAAGCCATCCTTTGATGAACATTTTTACACAACAAGAATCAATAAGGAGGATCCTGAGtatcagaagaagctaaACGAGGCTGAAAGAATTGCaaaggaaattgaatcTCAAGGTGCTAGTGGTAATGTTCACATTGATGAGGATAGAAACATTAAATATGATGATTCTGGACTGGATGAGGAGGACAAATATTCCGGTGTCGATCGTAGGGGAGACGAATTACTTGCTCAATTGAAACTAAATGCCAAGCCAGAGGCTAAAGGTGTTAGATACGTTCCTCCCTCTCTAAGAAGCCAGCCACATCATGCGGATCCTGCTATATTGTCAACTACTGGAAAGTCAAAGACTTCCACTAGAAGCGAGATCGCTGACTTGAAGAGCTTTTCtgagaaattcaaaattccTTATGATATGCCTGATGAAGTAAAAACTATTTTAAAGAAGGATGATCAACATGTGAAGGAGAAGGAGGAACAGCCACCTTCCAGTGCCTCCGCTGTGTCAACTACAGCTTCGACTCCATCTCCTGCGCCAAAGACTTCAAGTACCCTGAAATCCAATCCATCATTACCTCCTAAACCAGCCTCTCAACCTCCAACCACCCCAACTTTGGCAAATGCTTCTGGCGGCAAGGGTTCTAACAGATCCTCCAAAGCGGGAACTCCAGCATTGGGCAAAATTGAAGTTAGAAGAGGATCTCAAAACAAATTCAACGGTAGTGGAAAGACTCCAATTGCATCTCCATCTATGGCTAGGGCAGAGACATTTGGTAGAAGACGCCAACgtaatttctttgatgaagGGAAGCCAAAatgtttgaagaaggaCTTGAACAAAAACTTTAATATGTTCTTAAAGGCAAAAGAAGCACATGAATCCAAGGGAAAAGATTCTGAAGGCAAGAATTTGGAAcgtttcttcatcgaaaaaCCATATTTCACCTCTCCTACATGGGTGAGTACTGTCGATCAGTCATACAAAAGCCTGTTCCCGGATGAGAGAACTGcaattcaaagaactcAAATGAGATTGCAGCAACGCAGCATCGACATGATGGCTCAAGGTATGGCTACAGGCCCTGGAGGCATGCCTATGGGTATGCCCGTTGGTGTACCAACAGGTGGACCTCCTTTCATGGGTGGCCATCCGGGTGCAACAGCAGGATCACATGGAGGGATGTTTATGCCCTTCCAACCACAACCAATGTTCTACCCACCTATGGGCGGACAAATGATGCCAATGATGAACAGCAGAAATGACACAAGAAATGGATCGGGAGCTAACAGTCAGTCTTCATCTCCACCGGCAACTACGGGATTTATGAATGGAGTACCCATGAACGTTCCCTACGGTTACCCCATGAGATATCAGACGATGGGAGGTCCACCActtcaacaacagcaacacCAGCAAAAGCAATTCCATCAGAACCATACCAGAAATTACAGACAGCATAACGATAGT
- a CDS encoding NAD(P)/FAD-dependent oxidoreductase (weakly similar to uniprot|P29509 Saccharomyces cerevisiae YDR353W TRR1 Thioredoxin reductase): MSKEINDLVIIGGSYAGMSAALQLVRARRKVVIIDEGIRRNRFAKESHGFLGSDGASPNEIAATARGQLLKYPTLQWIDGRAISVEGTKDNFVITTADKQEYRASRILLATGIQDCLSDIEGLEERWGKSVFHCPYCHGYELNQGNIAVIATSPMSIHQGLLLPEWGTITFYTNGTKFGDDMLNALESKSMNVVHGIVQKIENEADVILEDGSKESFTGIFVSTTVKPTADELINHLGCDMLTNPLGSIVKTDEKKQSSKPGVYACGDVGVFPSTVALAVGDGTLAGFNIHRCLLGM; this comes from the coding sequence ATGAGCAAGGAGATTAATGATTTGGTAATCATTGGAGGCAGTTATGCCGGCATGTCAGCAGCACTTCAATTAGTTCGTGCTAGACGGAAAGTGGTGATCATCGATGAAGGtataagaagaaacagatttgCAAAAGAGTCGCATGGATTCTTGGGCAGTGACGGTGCGAGCCCTAATGAGATAGCAGCTACAGCACGTGGacaattgttgaaatacCCAACATTACAATGGATCGATGGCCGTGCTATTAGTGTTGAAGGAACGAAAGACAATTTCGTCATCACCACTGCAGATAAGCAGGAATACCGTGCTTCCAGGATCTTGCTAGCAACTGGCATCCAAGACTGCTTGTCGGATATCGAAGGGCTCGAGGAAAGATGGGGTAAGTCTGTTTTTCATTGCCCATACTGCCACGGGTACGAATTGAATCAGGGAAACATTGCAGTAATTGCCACGTCTCCGATGTCAATTCACCAAGGGTTGTTGTTGCCAGAGTGGGGCACAATAACATTCTATACCAATGGTACCAAGTTCGGAGATGATATGCTCAATGCGTTGGAATCGAAATCTATGAACGTTGTCCACGGTATCGTtcagaaaattgaaaatgagGCAGACGTTATCCTGGAAGACGgttcaaaagaatcattCACTGGGATCTTTGTTTCCACTACCGTTAAACCGACCGCTGATGAGTTAATCAATCATTTAGGCTGTGATATGTTAACGAACCCCTTGGGATCTATCGTGAAGACGGATGAGAAGAAGCAATCATCAAAACCGGGGGTTTACGCATGCGGTGACGTTGGTGTATTTCCGAGCACCGTTGCCTTAGCAGTAGGTGACGGTACACTAGCAGGATTCAACATTCACCGCTGCTTATTGGGGATGTGA
- the RNR4 gene encoding ribonucleotide-diphosphate reductase subunit RNR4 (highly similar to uniprot|P09938 Saccharomyces cerevisiae YJL026W RNR2 Ribonucleotide-diphosphate reductase (RNR) small subunit the RNR complex catalyzes the rate-limiting step in dNTP synthesis and is regulated by DNA replication and DNA damage checkpoint pathways via localization of the small subunits), translating into MSPIMKETPSKAAASALSDLELGEAKKDLGSQLGAVKEETAADIDIKIAKAVEEHKKFIKSHHVHRHKLKALEKDEPLLVENKRRFVLFPIKYHEIWEAYKRAEASFWTAEEIDLSKDLHDWNNRMNENERFFISRILAFFAASDGIVNENLVENFSAEVQAPEAKCFYGFQIMMENIHSETYSLLIDTYIKDPKESEFLFNAIETIPQIKEKAEWAIRWIQDDDALFGERLVAFAAVEGVFFSGSFAAIFWLKKKGLMPGLTFSNELICRDEGLHTDFACLLFAHLKNKPNPEIVEKIITEAVEIEKRYFMDALPVSLLGMNADLMNQYVEFVADRLLVALGNKKYFNVTNPFDFMENISLAGKTNFFEKRVSDYQKAGVIAKSSNTEAQDGAFAFDEDF; encoded by the coding sequence ATGTCACCTATAATGAAGGAAACTCCATCAAAAGCAGCCGCAAGCGCACTTTCAGATTTAGAACTTGGCGAAGCCAAGAAGGATTTAGGATCCCAGTTAGGAGCTGTTAAAGAAGAGACTGCTGctgatattgatatcaagaTTGCCAAGGCTGTAGAAGAACACAAGAAGTTTATCAAATCTCACCATGTGCATCGTCATAAATTGAAGGCACTAGAGAAGGATGAGCCTTTGCTAGTTGAGAATAAGCGTCGTTTTGTTCTCTTCCCAATCAAGTACCATGAGATTTGGGAAGCATATAAGAGGGCCGAAGCGTCTTTCTGGACTGCAGAAGAAATCGATTTGTCCAAGGATTTGCACGATTGGAACAACAGAATGAATGAGAACGAAAGGTTTTTTATCTCTAGAATTTTGGCGTTCTTCGCTGCCTCGGATGGTATCGTTAACGAAAACTTGGTGGAGAACTTCTCAGCTGAAGTGCAAGCACCAGAAGCGAAATGTTTCTATGGGTTCCAAATTATGATGGAGAATATCCATTCAGAGACTTATTCCTTGTTGATTGATACCTATATTAAGGATCCAAAGGAAAGTGagtttttgttcaatgctATCGAAACTATCCCAcaaattaaagaaaaggCTGAATGGGCTATCAGATGGATTCAAGATGATGATGCCTTGTTTGGTGAAAGATTGGTTGCTTTCGCTGCTGTGGAAGGTGTGTTCTTCTCCGGTTCCTTTGCTGCTATCTTCtggttgaagaagaagggGTTAATGCCTGGTTTGACTTTCTCTAACGAGTTGATCTGTAGAGATGAAGGTCTACATACAGACTTTGCCTGTCTACTCTTTGCccatttgaagaataaacCAAATCCAGAAATTGTGGAAAAGATCATTACAGAAGCTGtcgaaattgaaaagagataCTTCATGGATGCTCTACCCGTTTCTCTATTGGGTATGAACGCAGACTTAATGAACCAATACGTGGAATTTGTCGCCGACAGATTATTGGTCGCCTTGGGTaacaagaaatatttcaatgtcACCAACCCATTCGATTTCATGGAAAATATCTCCTTGGCTGGTAAGACCAACTTTTTCGAAAAGAGAGTCTCCGATTACCAAAAGGCTGGTGTCATCGCTAAGTCTTCCAATACCGAAGCCCAGGATGGTGCTTTTgcatttgatgaagatttctAA